TAGTGGCAGGTACATCATGTTATTGCCGCCCTCGACATCCACCATCACCTTGGAGGTGTTGGCCATCACGTCCTGTACCGCATCCAGGTAGAGACGCTCGCGGGTAACTTCCGGGGCACGCTCATATTCAGCCAGCAGTTTCTCAAAGCGCACAGCTTCACCTCGGGCACTCTCGATGACGCGGGCTTTGTATGCCTCGGCCTCTTCGATAATGCGCTGAGCCTGACCGCGGGCAACCGGGATTATCTGGTTAGCATCAGCCTGAGCTTCATTTTGCAGACGCACCTCGTCCTCACGGGCTTTGGTTACATCGTCAAACGCATCCTGCACTTCGCGCGGCGCCTTAGCATCAGTCAGGTTAACCACATCAATGCGTATACCGGTCTGGTACAGGTCCAGATATTCCTGTAATCGTTCCTGCGTATCGGCAGATACTTGGGTCCGGTTCTGGGAAATCACACCGTTTAAAGTGAGAGAGCCCACCACGTGACGAAGGGCGCTGTCGGTGGCTTCCTGCAAGCTCTTCACCGGATCGCGAACACGCAGTACAAAAGACTCAGCATCCCCAACCTGCCACTGCACAGTGAGTACCACTTCTACGATATTGGCGTCTTCGGTCAGCATCTGACCGGTAGTGCGCTCGGTACGCACCTCAGTCATATTGACCTTGGTGACGTTATCGATAAGCGGCGGATTCCAGTGCAGGCCAGCAGATTCCGTGGAGTGGTATTTGCCCAGGCGCAAAACAACCGCCTGTTCGTTGGCGTTGACCTGGTAAATCCCCAGGCCGCCATAAATCAATACGGCGAGACCAATAACCAGTACCCAGGGAAATTTGACAGAGTCGCCACTTGGGCTGCCGCTGCCACCACCACCAAACAGGCCACCTAGTTTCTGCTGAATTTTTCGCAGTAGTTCATCGAGATCGGGCGGGCCTCCATTATTGCGGTTACCGCCACCACCCCAGGGGTCTTTATTGTTACCACCCGGCTCATTCCAGGCCATTTAACTTACTCCAACTATGATCACTTAATCTTTTACTTCGGCGGATTCTAGCATCCATTGCCGACAAAATATTGCCGACAGGCCCTAGCCTGAGGCAAGTGGGCAGTCTGCGGAGACCAATCCCGAACAAATTCGACTAAAGGTCGCAATATGACCTGAATTTTAAAATCAATGTTTATACAACAACTACTCGGCAATGGGTTCTTCCAAAACCCATTCCGGCGCGTCATTGCCAGCAATATGTGGCGCCAGCAGACGCTGGAAATCACTACGCGGCAATAATATTTGCAATTCACAGTCACCATTGTCGCGGTAGACTTCCGACTGCACCGCATTAATTTCAAATAGCTGCGCTCGCAGCCTGGACTGATGAGGCTTCACTACCAATTGCCCGCGCACCATTTGCTCGCCCAGGCGCTCGACAATAGCCTCAATCAAAAGCTCACAACCCGCACCCGTTACCGCAGAAAGCCAAACTGCCCGGGGTACACCCTGATCATCCCGGTCTATACGCGGTTCAAAATCTGCCAGCAGATCAATTTTGTTATAAACCACCAGTTGCGGCAGTTCCGAAGCATCAATTTCTTCCAGAACCGTTTGCACTTCTTCCATCAGGTGTAACCGATCATCTGCTGCGGAATCCACCACATGTAGAAGCAACGTCGCACTGGCGGCCTCTTCCAGGGTTGCCCGGAATGCCTCTACCAGTTTATGCGGCAAGTGGGAGACAAATCCCACCGTATCAGCCAATACCATGGCGCCAACATTGGGTAATTCAACCCTGCGCATAGTCGGGTCGAGGGTGGCAAACAATTGGTCCCTGACATAGACATCTGCATCGGTCAGGCGATTAAACAGGGTCGACTTGCCCGCATTGGTGTAGCCAACCAGAGATACGGTGGCCATTTCTGCCCGGGAGCGCGCGCGGCGCCCCTGCTCCCGCTGGCGGCGTACCTTTTCCAGCCGCTTCTCGATGGAGTCTATGCGCGCGCGCAGCAATCGCCGGTCTGTCTCCAACTGGGTTTCACCGGGTCCACGCAGGCCTATACCACCCTTTTGCCTCTCCAGGTGGGTCCAGCCTCGTACCAGCCGCGTTGCCATATGGCGTAGCTGGGCCAACTCCACTTGAAGCTTACCTTCGTGAGTTCGCGCACGCTGGGCAAAAATATCCAGAATAAGCCCTGTGCGATCCAGCACCCGGCACTTTAATTCGCGCTCAATATTGCGCTCCTGACTCGGAGACAGGATGTGATCAAAGATAACCAGGGCGGCTTCCTGATCCTTGACCACCTGGCGAATCTCCTCCAATTTACCTCGGCCAACAAAAGTCTTTGGGTCTGGAGTGGCGCGCTGGCCGAAAATAAAACTGACAGGATCTGCTCCGGCAGATAGGGCCAACTCCTCAAATTCACGAGGGTCGTCGGGACTGTCGATGGCGGAGAGTTCTAGGTGTACCAGTACTGCGAGCTCACCGGATTCCGGTCGATCGAAAAACAATGGGAATTCTCTATTGCGAAAAGGGCGTGATAAGCCCTGACTGAGGTGACAACCGGCAAGCCCTGCAAGGGGCTCACCGAGCTGCTGGCGCCCCGGCAAAACGGGGTGCAGGTGAAATTGATACGGATCTTTTAGCTAAAGGATTCGCGCTCACCGCCTTCACCATTACCCTCGCCGCCGTGCTGGGCTGCGGGATTCAATAGCGGTACGCGCACTGCACGCGACGGAACAACCGTAGAAATGGCGTGCTTATACACCATTTGGCTCACAGTATTTTTGAGTAACACCACGAACTGGTCGAAGGATTCAATTTGCCCTTGGAGCTTGATGCCGTTTACCAGATAGATAGAAACCGGAATACGCTCTTTGCGCAATACGTTGAGGTAAGGGTCTTGTAAGCTGTGCCCTTTTGACATCTTTTTTCTCCTTGTCAAAAAGCTGAATGCGGTATGCAGGCCGCAATCGCACCCGCGAAGAGCGCGGATCAAAAAACGACTGAGGTTGAATACGCGTATAAGTAGTGTAGTAGCGAGCCGGAAAAGGCCGGACTCTGTGAAAACTGACTGAACGGGCTTGTCGTTTAATAGCCCAACCACGTTATGGATGCTTAAGCGAGAAATTTCAAGGCTTCAGCCAATATTTCGTCATTCTCACGCACCCCACCTTGCTCATCCTGAGTGTACAAAGTTAGCAGGTCTGGCCAGCGCCGCAGCCAGGTTAACTGGCGCTTGGCAAGCTGCCTCGTCGCCGCAATTCCAGCGGCCACCATATCATCGTAATCGGTTTGGCCTTGCAAGTGTTGCCAAACTTGTCGATATCCCACCGCGCGAATTGCCGGTAAGTCCTCGTGCAGGTCTCCCCGGTCCAGCAGACCCTTGACTTCATCAATAAAGCCCGCCGCTAGCATCTTGCGAAAACGCAGTTCGATGCGCTGGTGAAGCAGGGAGCGATCGCGGGGCATAATGGCCATCTGGCACACTTGGTACTGCTCCTGTATTCCCCCAGCTTCCTGCTCGCGACGCAACTGCGAAAGCGGAACACCGGTGAGGCGGTAAACTTCCAGTCCCCTTTCGATACGCACCGAATGGTTGGGATGTAGCTCTGCCGCCAACTGCGGGTCCACCTGGGCCAGCTCCGCATGCAATGCAGGCCACCCTTCACGCTCTGCGCGAGCTTCAATTTCTGCTCTCACCGCTGCGTCCGCCTCAGGCAATTTTGCCATGCCTTCCAACAGAGCACGGAAATACAACATAGTTCCGCCAACCAGTAATGGCACTTTACCAGCAGCGGTAATTTCTGCCATAGCTTCCAGCGCATCTTTGCGGAAGCGGCCTGCCGAATAAGACTCGGATGGGTCGCAGATATCGATCAAACGGTGAGGGTAAGCAGCTAGTTCTTCCACTGAGGGCTTGGCCGAGCCGATATCAAGGCCTCGATATACGAGAGCAGAATCAACACTAATTAATTCCACCGGCAAACGATCGGCGAGCGCCATGGCCAGATCCGTTTTGCCGGAGGCCGTTGGACCCATCAAGAAAATTACACGGGGCTTATCACCCGGCAAGCTGTTATTCAAACTACCACCCACTTCTGCCGCGTACCTATTGGCCGCGCATAAACCACTTATCCATATCTGCCAGTTTAACCTGAGTCCAGGTCGGGCGACCGTGGTTGCACTGGCCACTGCGCTCCGTGCGCTCCATGTCCCGCAGCAGAGCATTCATTTCAGGGATTGTCAGACGTCGGTTTGCGCGAACAGAACCGTGACAAGCCATTGTCCCCAGCACTTCGTTGATACGCTCAGCAATACGGGCGCTGTCGCCCTCGCCGAGCAGATCCGAGAGTACATCGCGCACCAGCTGTTCCACTTCCGCACCGTGTAGCATTGTGGGTACCTGGCGCACCAGCAAAGTCTCCGGGCCGGCCCGCTGCAATACGAAACCAAGCGCGGTAAACACCTTGCTGCGCTCCTCGAAGCAGTCCGCTTCCCGCTGGCTGACGGCCAGGCTCACAGGAACCAGAAGGGGCTGAGCCTGGATTCCACCGGCCGCATAAGCCACTTTCATCTGCTCATAGACAATGCGCTCATGGGCAGCATGCATATCGACAACAACCATCCCGTGCTCGTTTTGCGCGAGAATATAGATTCCATGCAACTGCGCCAGAGCAAAGCCCAGCGGCGGCACTTCTGATTCGCTTTCAATGCCCGCACCGGCCCCTATGGTCGTCCCGGAAGGCGCTTGGGGCACGGGCACTGGCCGGCCGCTAGGGGCACCTTGCGGCTGTTGTGTCGCCGGGGATGAGTCCTGATACGGTTGGTGCAGAGCGCCGTAAGCGTTCATCTGCTCGCGCAAATTTGAGGGCGAGGGGCGATTGCTGAGTGGCATTTTATGCTGCCCGGCAAATTCACCGGCCTGCAAACCCGTGACCTGTTCCTGGCGCTCCTGCTCTGGCTCGCTTTCTGTTTCCTCTTTCTGCCCCGGACGCACATCCGCCAGGGCCCGGTGCAAACTGCCAAACAGGAAGTCGTGTACCAGGCGACTATCGCGAAAACGCACTTCGTGTTTGGTCGGGTGCACATTCACATCGACGGAAGCCGGGTCCAGCTCCAGATAAAGTACAAATGCCGGATGGCGACCGTGGTACAAAACATCGGCGAACGCCCGGCGCACCGCGTGGCTGACCACCTTGTCGCGAATAGCCCGGCCATTGACATAAAAGAATTGTAAGTCGGCCTGGGAGCGCGAGAATGCGGGCTCCGCAACCCACCCCCACAGGCGCAGGCCGCTGCGCTCCACATCGATATGCAGCGCATTCTGCATAAACGCCGGCCCACACACCTGGGCGACACGGCGCTCCATTTCCACCCGCCCGGTGCCCGCACGCAGATTATGCACACCCTTGCCGTTGTGGCGCAGGCTGATAGAGACATCAAATCGGGACAGCGCCAAGCGCTTAATTGTCTCGTCAATGCGATTGAATTCTGTTTTTTCTGTGCGCAGGAATTTCCGCCGAGCGGGCGTATTGAAGAACAGGTCGCGCACATCCACCGTGGTGCCACGGGGGTGAGCCGAGGGCGCGAGCTGTGCCTGCATGTCGCGGCCCTCCGCACTTACCTGCCACCCCTTGCCACTTTCATCGCGGCTGCTGGTCAATGCCAGACGCGCCACCGAGGAAATACTGGCGAGGGCCTCGCCGCGAAAGCCCAGGGTGGCCACCGCCTCCAGATCCTCCAAAGCGTGAATCTTGGAAGTCGCGTGGCGGGCCAGGGCCATTGGCAGGTCTTCCCGCTCTATGCCCTTGCCGTTATCGCGCACTTTCATGCGCTTGCTACCTCCGCCGTCCACATCGACCTCAAGTCGTGTAGCGCCCGCATCAAGGCTGTTTTCCAGCAACTCCTTGATTACTGATGCCGGGCGCTCAACTACCTCACCGGCGGCAATCTGGTTGGCAAGGCGAGGAGAGAGTTGCTGGATTTTATCGTGCATGAATCTGGCCTGTTAATGCTGCAAGGACCGCTCGACACTGAGGTCTCAGCCGGAAGGAATGCTCAGGGTCTGCCCCACTCGAATCACGGAATTCTTGATGCCATTCGCTCTCATCAGGGCGGCGACGGAGATATTATATCGCGCCGCGATACCCGAAAGGGTCTCCCCGCGGGCGATAACGTGGTTGCGAGATTTATCGCTCTGGTTGGCGGCGAGCCAGGTATCCGCCGGGGGGCGGCTCTTAAAGTGCGCCACTATACCGTCACTGAGCTTTTGCGCCAGCTTGCGCTGGAAACTGGGATCGCGCAGGCGTTTCGCTTCCTGGGGATTGGTAATAAAACCCGTCTCCACCAAAATTGAAGGCACATCCGGCGAACGCAGCACCGAGAAATTGGCCTGCTCCACCTGTTTTTTGTGCAGATGAGTGACGGTGCCAATCTGTGACAGCACACTGGCACCAATATCCAGGCTGGCATTCATGGTGGCAGTCATGGAGAGGTCGAGCAATACGCCGGCAAGGGTGTCGTCCTTATCGCCCAGGCTCAAACTGCCGGCGCCACCGATAAGATCGGACTCGTTTTCCCGCGCGGCCAAAAAGCGGGCGGTTTCACTGGTTGCGCCCCGGGAGGAGACCGCATAGACCCCAGCGCCACGGGCATCTTTACGGGTAAAGGCATCGGCGTGGATCGACACAAAAAGGTCCGCACGCATATTGCGCCCAATTTTTACCCGTTCCCGCAGAGGAATATAGTAATCCCCGGTGCGCACCAGTTTGGCGGTAAAGCCCTTCTCACCGTTTATCTTTTTGTGCAGCTGTTTGGCAATCGCCAGCACCACATCCTTTTCCCGCAAGCGACCGGGACCGGAAGCCCCGGGGTCTTCCCCGCCGTGCCCTGCATCAATAGCGACAATGATATTGCGCTCACTACTGACCTGCTCCAGCGTCTTCTCGCTGCCTTTAACCTCGTCGTAAAGATCGATCACCAATCGATCCGGCAGGTTTTCATGGCGCCGCAAAGCAAAGCTGCGCGGATTGGCCTGCTGCTTAAGGTCCAATACAACCCGTAGATCTTTTTTATTCTGACGGGCGTGGCGCACCCGGGCGATCGGCGTCTTCTCCAGGTCCAACTTGTCCAGCTCGGCCTTCAACTCGGTATCAGAGAGGTCGACAACCACCCGGTGGGGACTCTTGAGGGTGAATAACTTGTGCTCTGCCGGGCCGCTCAAATCTAAAACCAGACGCGTATGGTCGGGTGCTCGCCAGACGCGCACACCTTCCACTTGCGTCGCAGAAGCTGGCAGGAAAACTGCCAGCCACAGCGCGACAACTAACAGAGACCGCCACATAAAACTCATTACTTCCCAGCCCCTTTGCTTATTGGTATCAGTATTTCCCTGTGTTCAGGCGTTTTCAGGATGCTCGCAGCAGCTTCTGCAGCAGGTCTATTACGCGCTCCCCCTGGGGCGAGTGCGCAATTAACCTGAGCTGGCGACCACTTTCCGGCACTTCCAACTCAACTTCCAAGTCTGGAGCGGGCAATATGCCCTCGCCCCGCTCAGGCCACTCTACAAGGCTCAAGCTCTGCGCAGAGAAATAATCCCGCACCCCCATAAACTCCAACTCTTCCGGATCACCCAGACGATAAAGATCGAAGTGGTAAACCCGGTGAGCCTCGAGTTCGTAGGGTTCCACCAAGGTGTAGGTGGGGCTCTTTACCGCACCCTCGTGCCCAAAGGCCCTCAGTACCCCCCGACAAAAAGTTGTCTTTCCCGCGCCCAGCTGGCCATTTAAATACAGCGTCAGCCCCTGTTGCAGGCCCGCCGCAAGACAGGCCTGCCCGAGCGAGCTGCCGCCGGATACGGTGGCTGCTTCATCGGCCAAATGTAATTTCAATTCACTCGCCATCAATCTACCAAACGTCTAATCCAGGGCAATAAATCCGTAGCGAGTAATCCCCGCATACCCTCTTCGGCAGCGCGATTACCCGCCTCTCCATGTAACCACACCGCCAGTCGGGCAGCCTCCACCAGCGGCAAGTGCTGGCCAATCAATGCTGCAACAATACCGGTGAGAAGGTCTCCCATACCACCGGAAGCCATACCCGGGTTACCGCTGTTGATAAGGTCAACACCACCATCATGTGCAATCAGGGTGCCGGCGCCTTTTAATATCACCACGCCACTGAATTTTTGCTGAACTGCAATAGCAGCTGCGCGCGGATCGGCGAGCACCTCGGCGGTATCACAACCCAGGAGGCGGGCGGCCTCCCCCACATGTGGGGTCAACACCCAGTCATCCCGCCGGACCCCGGCCAGAACCCGGCCCTCGGCGAGAATATTCAATGCATCGGCATCTACGACCAAGGGCGCCTCAGCTCGGCCGGCTCGCGCCAGCAGCTGCTCACTCCAGGGGGAGCGTCCCAAACCGGGGCCCACTGCAATTACGCTGGGGCCTTCGAGCAGCGGTTCCAGCTCCTGCCCGGAAATCACCGGATGGGCCATCACTTCTGGACTGCGAGTTAACGCTGCGGACAAATGCTCAGGGCGGGTCGCCAGGGAAATCAGCCCGGCTCCACAGCGCGCTGAGGATTGCGCAGCCATCAATGCAGCACCGCCAAATCCGGTATCACCGCCGACAACCAAAATATGGCCAAACTGGTTTTTAAAGCTATCGGCGGCACGCGCTGGCAGGCGACGGATGGCATCAGCCTCGTAACGCATAGCCAAAGGCTCAACTGCTCGGTAGGCAGCCTCAGGTGCCCCCAAGCCTTCGAAAATTACCTCTCCGCAGAGCGCCGGGCCGCGACCGCAGTAGAGCCCCATTTTGCGGCCGATAAAAGTCACCGTCATATCGGCACTAACCGCCTCGCCGGCACTGCCGGTATCGGCACTCAGACCGGAGGGGATATCCACAGCCAACACCGGGCCGGGGCTTTTGCGGATTCGCTCAACCGCATGCGCCACGCCGGAGCGCAGCTCACCGCTAAAGCCCGTTCCCAGCAATGCATCCACAATCAGTGTATTGGCGTCTGCCGTATCCAGCTCTGCGAGAGAGTTCACCACCTGGACACTTTCCCGGCAGGCGTACTCATAGGCCTCCCGGGCATCGCCACTCAGGTGCTGAGAATCGGTACACGCATAGACGGTGACCGGGATTTTCTTTTGCGCGGCGAGGGCGGCAATCACATAGCCATCCCCACCATTGTTCCCACCACCGCAGAATACCTGGAGGCGGTCGATCTCCGGCCAGCGCCTGCGTAGATGTGAAAAAGCCGCGCGACCGGCGCGCTTCATCAGTTGAATGGAGGGGATTTCCAGTGCAGCAATCGTCTGTCGATCCAGCTCACGTACCGACTCGGCACTGTATAGAGGTTGAGGCGTGTCCATGCAGCTCCCGCGATGTGGTCAAGAATTCATCTGTGGCAAAATAGGCAATTACATCGCCATCGTTTGCGCCAACCGCAAAGTATACCGCCCCGGCCAGGCATTGTGCTTGCAGGGAATATCGAGCCGCTTTATCTATGACCGAATCACTGCTCGCCGACTTAGCCCAACAGATCAAAATTTGGGGCAGAGAACTGGGCTTCCAACAAGTGGGTATTACCGATTGCCAGCTGGAGGAGGAAGGGGAACGCCTGCGCGCCTGGATTGATGCGGGCTATCACGCTGATATGGACTGGATGGGCGCTCACGGTGAGAAACGCTGGCGCCCCGAATTATTGGAGCCGGGAACACTGCGGGTAATCAGCGTGCGTCTGGACTACCTGCCGCCGGACACCCAGCCGATTAAAGTGTTGAAGGATGCGAGTAAAGCCTATGTATCCCGCTATGCGAATGGCCGCGATTACCACAAGTTGATCCGCAAACGCCTGGCCAATCTATCAAAGCAAATTGATACCTATTGCGCCGAGCGGGGCATTGAATCGAAAGGTCGGGCTTTTACCGACAGCGCCCCGGTGATGGAGAAGGCCCTGGCAGCTAAGGCCGGCCTGGGCTGGATTGGTAAAAATACGCTGGTACTCAACTCGACCGCCGGCTCTTACTTTTTCCTCGGCGAAATCTACACCAACTTGCCACTCCCCATAGATATCAGCGAGGAGCATGATCAGTGTGGCGACTGTGTCGCCTGCCTCAGGGTTTGCCCCACCGATGCCTTTATCGATGACCGCACCCTGGATGCGCGGCGCTGCATCTCCTACCTCACTATTGAAAACAAAGGCCCAATCCCTGAGGAATTTCGCGAGCCCATCGGCAACCGGATATACGGCTGCGACGACTGCCAAATAGTGTGCCCTTGGAATAAGTTCGCCAAGCCCACCAAGGAAAAAGATTTTCATCCCCGACACGGACTGGACAATGGTGAGCTACTGAAGTTGTTTACCTGGAGCGAAGAGGAGTTCCTGCGCAAGACTGAGGGTTCGGCGATTCGCCGAATCGGCCACGAGCGCTGGCTGCGCAACCTGGCTGTTGCCTTAGGCAATGGGGAGGCCACGCCCGAAGTCATCAATACCCTGGAGAGTGCGCGCGCCGACGCCACGCCCCTGGTGCTAGAGCATATCGATTGGGCGCTGGAGCGGTTGCGCAGCGGGCGCAGGCGCAAGCGTAAAATCAAACGCAAGCCCGCTGGCTAATCGAGAGTGGGGGTCAGAGGCGGAAAAAAGTCTCGCGGTAGTGGCGCAATTCCTCAATAGAATCGCGGATATCATCGAGCGCCAAATGGCTGCTGTGTTTTTTAACTCCATCCAAAACCTCTGGGCGCCAGCGACGAGCCAATTCCTTCACCGAGCTGACATCCAGGTTGCGATAGTGGAAATAGGATTCCAACTCCGGCATATATTTCACCAGGAAGCGGCGATCCTGGCCGATAGAGTTGCCACACATGGGAGATGCTCCCTCAGGGACCCACTGTCGCAAGAACTCCAGGGTCTCCCTCTCCGCGCCCCTTTCGGAAATACGGGACTCTTTAACCCGCGTTACCAGCCCGGAACCACCGTGCTGATCGGTATTCCATTCATCCATTGCATCTAGCAGGGCATCGCTCTGGTGGATGACCATTGAGGGCCCCTCAGCGAGAATCTCCAGGCGTGAATCCGTCACGATTGTGGCAATTTCAATAATGCGCTCTTTGTCCGGATTTAGGCCTGTCATCTCCAGGTCAATCCAGATCAGGTTGTTCTGATCCACAACGGGTCTCCTCAAACTTTCCGCGCAAGTTACCGCAACTACCCTGCAATAGCTATAATCCGCCGCTAGTCTCCAGGTGCTAGTGCATGAGTAAACGCAAATTAAATCGCCGCCAACAGTGGCGTATCAACAAAATCCAGCAGGAACGCGAAGCCCGCGCCCGCAAGCGCGAGCAATCTGCCGAAGAGGCCCTGGAAGAGGGGCAACTGGGGCAGGAACAGATCGGTCTGGTTATCGCCAACTATGGCACACAGGTTTTAGTGGAGAGCGAGAGTGATCCGAGCCTGCGCCAGCGTTGCCATTTGCGCGCCAATATCGAAACCCTGGTGACCGGCGATCGCGTTGCCTGGCACCCTGCCAGCGAAGACAGCGATGGGGGCATTGGTGTTATCGGCGCGCGCCTGCCGCGCAATTCCGAGCTGCAAAGACCCGATCGCTACGGCGACCTGAAAACGGTCGCCGCCAATATCGATCGCATATTGATCGTTATCGCCCCCTACCCCGAACCCTTTGCCAATGCTATAGACCGCTACCTGGTAGCCGCAGAGACCACCGGCATAGCACCCATGCTACTGCTCAACAAAACCGACCTGATCGATGAGCGCAATCGCGATTCATTGGAGGAGCTACTCGCCCCCTACCCGGAGCTCGGCTACCCGGTTTTACGGTTATCGACCAAAACTGGCGAGGGCCTGCCCGAGCTGCTGGAAACCCTTGCGCAAGGATGTAGCGTTTTTGTAGGGCAGTCCGGGGTGGGCAAGTCATCCCTGGTCAACGCACTGCTTCCCAGTGCCGGCGCCCGCACCGGTGCCCTTTCAGAGGCCACACAGAAGGGGACTCACACCACTACAGCGGCGGAACTGTTTCACCTGCCCAGTGGGGGTGATCTGATAGACTCCCCAGGCATTCGCGAGTTTGGACTCTGGCATATGGAGGAGGCCGCCCTACTGGAAGGGTTTGTGGAATTCCGACCATTTATAGGACACTGCCGCTTTCGCGACTGCCGCCACCAGGGCGAACCCCGTTGCGCTATCCAGGAGGCTCTGACCGATGGAAAAATTAGCGAGCGTCGCATGAATAGTTTTCTGCATTTGCGCAACAGCCTGGAATCGGAGAACAAGTTTTGAAACTGATCATCGAAGCGGATGAGCTCGCGACTCAGCTTGAGCGCGAAGAACTGCTGATTGTAGACCTCAGCTCACCCCACAATTACCTCAACGGCCATATCCCAGGGGCCGTTCACCTGCCGTTCCAGGCGCTGATGGCTGGCACCGCGCCCGCACCGGGCAAACTGCCCGGCATCGAACAGCTGACCCAGGTGTTTCAAGCTATCGGCTTAAAGCCGGAACAACATGTGGTCGCCTGTGACGACGAAGGCGGCGGTTGGGCTGGGCGCTTTTTGTGGACCTTGGAAATGATAGGCCACCGCAATTACAGCTACTTGAATGGTGGCATGTTGGCCTGGCGAGGCGCCGGCCTTCCTCTCACTACCGAGGCACCGGATATCGAGCCGAGTGATATTCAAATCACCGTCAACAGCACAGCTGCGATGGACGCCCAGCAAATCCAGGATCAACTGGGCAATGATGAATTCCTTGTTTGGGATGCTCGCTCACCCCAGGAATATCGCGGTGAGCGAGTCCTGGCAATGAAGGGCGGTCATATCCCGGGAGCAA
This DNA window, taken from Microbulbifer sp. VAAF005, encodes the following:
- a CDS encoding rhodanese-like domain-containing protein, whose amino-acid sequence is MKLIIEADELATQLEREELLIVDLSSPHNYLNGHIPGAVHLPFQALMAGTAPAPGKLPGIEQLTQVFQAIGLKPEQHVVACDDEGGGWAGRFLWTLEMIGHRNYSYLNGGMLAWRGAGLPLTTEAPDIEPSDIQITVNSTAAMDAQQIQDQLGNDEFLVWDARSPQEYRGERVLAMKGGHIPGAINCEWTQLMDPQKDLRIRADAREFLAALGIDSSHKIVTHCQSHHRSAFTWLVGKSLGLDIRAYPGSWSEWGNLPNTPVQQ
- the queG gene encoding tRNA epoxyqueuosine(34) reductase QueG — translated: MTESLLADLAQQIKIWGRELGFQQVGITDCQLEEEGERLRAWIDAGYHADMDWMGAHGEKRWRPELLEPGTLRVISVRLDYLPPDTQPIKVLKDASKAYVSRYANGRDYHKLIRKRLANLSKQIDTYCAERGIESKGRAFTDSAPVMEKALAAKAGLGWIGKNTLVLNSTAGSYFFLGEIYTNLPLPIDISEEHDQCGDCVACLRVCPTDAFIDDRTLDARRCISYLTIENKGPIPEEFREPIGNRIYGCDDCQIVCPWNKFAKPTKEKDFHPRHGLDNGELLKLFTWSEEEFLRKTEGSAIRRIGHERWLRNLAVALGNGEATPEVINTLESARADATPLVLEHIDWALERLRSGRRRKRKIKRKPAG
- the orn gene encoding oligoribonuclease — encoded protein: MDQNNLIWIDLEMTGLNPDKERIIEIATIVTDSRLEILAEGPSMVIHQSDALLDAMDEWNTDQHGGSGLVTRVKESRISERGAERETLEFLRQWVPEGASPMCGNSIGQDRRFLVKYMPELESYFHYRNLDVSSVKELARRWRPEVLDGVKKHSSHLALDDIRDSIEELRHYRETFFRL
- a CDS encoding NAD(P)H-hydrate dehydratase — its product is MDTPQPLYSAESVRELDRQTIAALEIPSIQLMKRAGRAAFSHLRRRWPEIDRLQVFCGGGNNGGDGYVIAALAAQKKIPVTVYACTDSQHLSGDAREAYEYACRESVQVVNSLAELDTADANTLIVDALLGTGFSGELRSGVAHAVERIRKSPGPVLAVDIPSGLSADTGSAGEAVSADMTVTFIGRKMGLYCGRGPALCGEVIFEGLGAPEAAYRAVEPLAMRYEADAIRRLPARAADSFKNQFGHILVVGGDTGFGGAALMAAQSSARCGAGLISLATRPEHLSAALTRSPEVMAHPVISGQELEPLLEGPSVIAVGPGLGRSPWSEQLLARAGRAEAPLVVDADALNILAEGRVLAGVRRDDWVLTPHVGEAARLLGCDTAEVLADPRAAAIAVQQKFSGVVILKGAGTLIAHDGGVDLINSGNPGMASGGMGDLLTGIVAALIGQHLPLVEAARLAVWLHGEAGNRAAEEGMRGLLATDLLPWIRRLVD
- the rsgA gene encoding small ribosomal subunit biogenesis GTPase RsgA, encoding MSKRKLNRRQQWRINKIQQEREARARKREQSAEEALEEGQLGQEQIGLVIANYGTQVLVESESDPSLRQRCHLRANIETLVTGDRVAWHPASEDSDGGIGVIGARLPRNSELQRPDRYGDLKTVAANIDRILIVIAPYPEPFANAIDRYLVAAETTGIAPMLLLNKTDLIDERNRDSLEELLAPYPELGYPVLRLSTKTGEGLPELLETLAQGCSVFVGQSGVGKSSLVNALLPSAGARTGALSEATQKGTHTTTAAELFHLPSGGDLIDSPGIREFGLWHMEEAALLEGFVEFRPFIGHCRFRDCRHQGEPRCAIQEALTDGKISERRMNSFLHLRNSLESENKF